Proteins from a genomic interval of Beijerinckia indica subsp. indica ATCC 9039:
- the dld gene encoding D-lactate dehydrogenase has product MTTTLNEHRAASGVPDQGNEILIATLKGIVGDSHVLTSPEATLRFRTGFRFGRGSALAVVQPGSLVEQWKVLQACAAADKIIIMQAANTGLTGGSTPDGDDYDREIVIISTLRMAKVYLIEEGRQVVCLPGATLYQLEQVLRPLGREPHSVIGSSCIGASVFGGVCNNSGGALIQRGPAYTQMTLYARIDETGKIELINHLGIRLGNDPETILKRLDDGDLKDTDVDHDPSRFASDHDYIHHVRDIEADTPARFNADPKRLFEASGSAGKVMLFAVRLDTFEREEKTAVFYIGTNDPAELTEIRRHILAQFKTLPVSGEYMHRDAFDIAETYGKDTFLAIRALGTDRLPKLFAWKAKFDVFVQRYRFLPQDLSDKIMQAVSRLFPSHLPPRMKDYRDRFEHHLMLKMAGPGIEEARTYLRSIFPSAKGHFFECTPEEGVKAFLHRFATAGAAIRYRAIHRQEVEDIVALDIALRRNDRDWIETLPPAIDAPILHKLYYGHFFCYVFHQDYIVKKGHDTLALEHEMWTLLDERGAQYPAEHNVGHLYHAKPALVGHYKNLDPCNTFNPGIGHTSKHAHWR; this is encoded by the coding sequence ATGACAACCACCCTCAACGAGCATCGGGCGGCGAGCGGCGTGCCGGATCAAGGCAATGAGATCTTGATCGCGACATTGAAAGGCATTGTCGGAGACAGCCATGTTCTGACGAGCCCTGAAGCCACTTTGCGATTTCGCACTGGCTTTCGCTTCGGTCGTGGCTCCGCGCTGGCGGTGGTGCAGCCGGGCAGCCTCGTCGAGCAATGGAAAGTGCTGCAGGCCTGTGCGGCAGCGGACAAGATCATCATCATGCAGGCCGCCAATACGGGGTTGACCGGCGGCTCGACCCCGGATGGCGATGATTATGATCGTGAGATCGTCATCATCAGCACTTTGCGGATGGCCAAGGTCTATCTGATCGAGGAGGGGCGGCAGGTAGTCTGCCTGCCCGGCGCGACGCTCTATCAGCTTGAACAGGTTTTACGGCCCCTCGGCCGCGAGCCGCATTCGGTCATTGGCTCTTCCTGTATTGGCGCTTCGGTGTTTGGCGGTGTCTGCAACAATTCCGGCGGCGCCCTGATCCAGCGTGGACCAGCCTATACACAAATGACGCTCTATGCCCGCATCGACGAAACGGGCAAGATCGAATTGATCAATCATCTTGGCATTCGTCTCGGCAATGATCCCGAGACGATCCTGAAAAGGCTCGATGACGGCGATCTCAAAGATACGGATGTCGATCATGATCCGAGCCGTTTCGCCTCGGATCATGATTACATTCATCATGTCCGTGATATCGAGGCGGATACGCCGGCGCGATTCAACGCCGACCCCAAACGATTGTTCGAAGCCTCGGGGAGCGCCGGCAAGGTCATGCTGTTCGCGGTCCGGCTGGATACATTCGAGCGCGAGGAGAAAACAGCCGTTTTCTATATCGGGACCAATGATCCGGCGGAATTGACCGAGATTCGCCGGCATATTCTGGCGCAATTCAAAACCCTGCCGGTGTCGGGCGAATATATGCATCGCGACGCCTTCGACATTGCCGAAACCTATGGCAAGGATACGTTTCTCGCGATCCGCGCGCTCGGCACGGATCGATTACCCAAACTTTTTGCCTGGAAAGCCAAGTTCGATGTGTTCGTGCAGAGATACAGGTTTCTGCCCCAAGATCTCAGCGACAAGATCATGCAGGCGGTGAGCCGTCTCTTTCCGAGCCATCTGCCCCCGCGGATGAAAGACTATCGCGACCGGTTCGAGCATCATCTGATGCTAAAAATGGCCGGCCCCGGCATCGAGGAGGCGCGCACCTATCTGCGATCCATTTTCCCCTCGGCGAAGGGACATTTCTTCGAATGTACGCCGGAGGAGGGCGTAAAGGCTTTTCTGCATCGTTTCGCGACCGCCGGTGCGGCGATCCGTTATCGCGCGATCCATCGCCAGGAAGTGGAGGATATTGTCGCTCTCGACATAGCGTTACGCCGCAACGATCGCGACTGGATAGAAACCCTGCCGCCCGCCATTGACGCGCCAATCCTCCATAAACTCTATTACGGCCACTTCTTCTGTTACGTCTTCCACCAGGATTATATTGTGAAGAAGGGCCATGACACGCTGGCGCTCGAACACGAGATGTGGACGCTTCTCGATGAGCGCGGCGCGCAATATCCAGCAGAGCATAATGTCGGGCATCTTTATCATGCCAAACCAGCCCTGGTCGGGCATTATAAAAACCTCGACCCCTGCAATACGTTCAATCCGGGCATTGGGCATACATCGAAACATGCCCATTGGCGGTGA
- a CDS encoding helix-turn-helix domain-containing protein, giving the protein MPTRTAITAAEAARLTGVHKSTITRAVKDGKFSARKDAHGRLLIEPIDLFMVFPPMPEAAAAPEQARAKAMIRTDADTDRKTSARLEPSSDAPRRRKPESRFATLRQELEDVRLDRDREKEARLHERRGMEETISDLRRRLDLSLEECRMKEEQIRQLLAQQRKKALAAIKKLEERWSWRRLWKWVRRTVHQWIEAIRALIQGGLGRDKHATAA; this is encoded by the coding sequence ATGCCCACCAGAACCGCCATCACCGCCGCAGAAGCCGCCAGACTGACCGGTGTGCACAAATCGACCATCACAAGGGCGGTCAAGGATGGAAAATTTTCGGCACGAAAAGACGCCCATGGGCGTCTTTTGATCGAGCCCATCGACTTGTTCATGGTTTTCCCGCCCATGCCGGAAGCGGCCGCCGCGCCGGAGCAGGCGAGGGCCAAAGCCATGATTCGCACCGATGCGGATACCGACCGCAAAACATCCGCTCGCCTTGAGCCCTCTTCCGATGCGCCACGGCGGCGCAAGCCGGAGTCCCGTTTTGCCACGCTGAGGCAAGAGCTGGAAGACGTACGCCTCGATCGCGACCGTGAAAAGGAAGCACGGCTCCACGAACGCCGTGGGATGGAAGAAACGATTTCCGATTTGCGTCGCCGTCTGGATCTTTCCTTGGAAGAGTGCCGGATGAAAGAGGAGCAGATCCGGCAGCTTCTGGCGCAGCAACGCAAGAAAGCCTTAGCAGCGATCAAGAAACTGGAAGAGCGCTGGAGTTGGCGCCGCCTTTGGAAATGGGTGCGCAGAACCGTCCATCAATGGATCGAGGCCATACGTGCCCTAATTCAGGGTGGTCTTGGCCGGGATAAACACGCAACAGCAGCGTAA
- a CDS encoding slipin family protein, which translates to MTNPFPLLIFIVLSAIGLSFAYSTYSFVAYNQSFWIGIISVILAGLISSATKIADQWNKAVVLRLGRFHTIAGPGLFFIIPIIDTIPYWIDTRVITASFNAEKTLTKDTVPVDVDAVLFWKVVAPQRAALDVADYQGAIEWASQTALRDVIGKTPLADMLEGRQKISDEIRKIIDERATPWGIDVISVEIRDVLIPPALENAMSMQAQAERERQARVILGDSERQIADKFIEAAATYGRDPTAFHLRAMNMLYEGLKQNATIVVVPSTAVETMQLGSMAGMTTLAHEMIKNAPGPAKGSETAPPSST; encoded by the coding sequence ATGACCAATCCCTTTCCTCTGCTCATCTTCATCGTACTTTCCGCGATTGGCCTGAGCTTCGCCTATTCGACATACAGTTTTGTCGCTTACAATCAGAGTTTTTGGATCGGCATAATCAGTGTTATCTTGGCAGGCCTAATCTCGTCCGCAACCAAGATCGCCGATCAGTGGAACAAGGCGGTTGTGCTCCGTTTAGGCCGTTTCCACACGATTGCCGGGCCAGGCCTGTTTTTCATCATCCCCATCATCGATACGATCCCCTACTGGATCGACACACGCGTGATCACGGCCTCGTTCAACGCGGAAAAGACTCTGACCAAGGATACGGTCCCGGTCGATGTTGACGCCGTGCTCTTTTGGAAAGTCGTCGCCCCACAAAGAGCCGCGCTTGATGTCGCCGATTATCAGGGAGCCATAGAATGGGCTTCACAAACAGCTTTGCGCGATGTCATCGGCAAGACGCCGCTGGCGGATATGCTGGAAGGCCGGCAAAAGATCAGCGATGAGATACGAAAAATCATCGACGAGCGCGCCACGCCATGGGGCATCGATGTGATTTCGGTGGAGATCCGGGATGTCCTGATTCCACCAGCCCTGGAAAATGCCATGTCGATGCAGGCGCAAGCAGAACGGGAACGCCAGGCCCGCGTGATCCTGGGCGATTCCGAACGGCAGATCGCCGACAAGTTCATCGAAGCTGCGGCGACTTATGGGCGCGATCCCACCGCCTTCCATTTGAGGGCGATGAATATGCTCTATGAGGGTTTGAAGCAGAACGCGACCATTGTCGTCGTCCCCAGCACTGCGGTCGAAACCATGCAGCTTGGAAGCATGGCCGGCATGACAACACTGGCCCACGAAATGATCAAGAACGCCCCTGGTCCAGCAAAAGGGAGCGAAACGGCGCCTCCATCATCGACGTAA
- a CDS encoding type II toxin-antitoxin system Phd/YefM family antitoxin has protein sequence MQVSVTEAKGQLTELVRRAEAGDEIILTRHGRAAVRLVLVKPMPDRKSRRALLHAVRVSAAAKAAAGSSATHNQDFLYGNDGMPE, from the coding sequence ATGCAGGTGTCTGTGACGGAAGCCAAAGGGCAATTAACGGAACTCGTTCGGCGGGCTGAGGCAGGAGATGAAATCATCCTGACGCGGCACGGCCGTGCCGCCGTGCGCCTGGTGCTGGTCAAGCCTATGCCTGACAGGAAATCCCGCCGGGCTCTGCTCCATGCGGTACGGGTTTCTGCTGCTGCCAAGGCGGCTGCAGGGTCGAGTGCGACGCACAACCAGGACTTTCTCTACGGCAATGATGGCATGCCGGAATGA
- a CDS encoding LysR family transcriptional regulator: MDTGWIEDFLKLAEEGNFSRAAEARNLSQPAFSRRIKGLEEWVGTVLIDRDTHRIALTEAGVAFRAVAEEVLRRLALGRDEAREIGTTQANTLRFAATHALSTTFFPDWLRTFEDQEDVGTISLIADNMQACERLMLEGRVDLLLCHHHPAASHKLDQSGFRSMALGEDILIPVCVPDAQNRPRFPLPGSDREPLPFLEFDERSGMGRILAASEVITRSDASLRPVFRSHLASALLRMARDGKGVAWAPLSLCAPDLAAGRLVRAGGEQWSVPLEIRLFRPRARRSAVVEAFWNRLPAAAPLAET; this comes from the coding sequence ATGGATACCGGGTGGATCGAGGATTTTCTGAAACTCGCGGAGGAGGGTAACTTTTCCCGTGCCGCCGAAGCACGCAATCTCAGCCAACCCGCCTTTAGCCGTCGCATCAAGGGGCTTGAGGAATGGGTCGGCACCGTCCTGATTGATCGGGACACGCACCGGATTGCCCTGACTGAAGCCGGGGTCGCGTTTCGGGCTGTCGCGGAGGAAGTCCTGCGCCGCCTCGCGCTTGGGCGAGATGAAGCGCGAGAGATTGGAACCACGCAGGCAAACACATTGCGCTTTGCGGCGACCCACGCCCTCTCGACAACCTTCTTTCCGGATTGGCTGCGCACATTTGAAGATCAGGAGGACGTCGGCACCATTAGTCTGATTGCCGATAATATGCAGGCCTGCGAGCGTCTCATGCTTGAAGGACGGGTGGATCTGCTGCTTTGCCATCACCATCCTGCCGCATCGCACAAGCTTGACCAAAGCGGGTTTCGATCGATGGCCCTTGGCGAAGACATCCTTATCCCTGTCTGCGTGCCGGATGCCCAAAACAGGCCCCGTTTCCCCCTTCCAGGCAGTGACCGGGAGCCGCTGCCGTTTCTCGAATTCGACGAGCGGTCCGGAATGGGGCGTATCCTTGCGGCATCCGAGGTCATCACCCGCAGCGATGCGTCACTGCGTCCCGTCTTTCGATCCCATCTGGCCAGCGCGTTGTTGAGGATGGCGCGCGATGGCAAGGGGGTCGCGTGGGCCCCTCTCAGCCTCTGTGCTCCTGACCTCGCGGCGGGCCGGCTCGTGCGCGCCGGCGGCGAACAATGGAGCGTTCCGCTTGAAATACGGCTTTTCCGCCCTCGTGCGCGTCGAAGCGCCGTCGTCGAAGCTTTCTGGAACCGATTGCCCGCTGCCGCTCCTCTCGCAGAGACATGA
- the leuC gene encoding 3-isopropylmalate dehydratase large subunit: MFGARTLYDKIIDQHKVMSLDGGQGPGERLLLYIDRTVLNEYTSPQAFSGLREAGRKVWRPRAALGVVDHVNSTAPDRTGQVDDPGAQGQIDYFARNGKDFGIEMFDVLDPRQGIEHVVLPDLGWVLPGLVIAAGDSHTTTYGAFGSVGFGIGTSDIEHLLATQTLPYVRLKRMRALVKGRLSVGVTAKDLVMALIREIGAAGAAGHALEFAGEAIEALDMEARMTICNMAVECGARVALMAPDDKALSYIAGRPRAPSVAMIERAKGIWSALQTDEGAVFEREVTIQAADIAPMVSWGTSPDQAATISDAVPDPATLLPEKQRDAEHALQYMGLLPGTPLSAIPIDRAFIGSCTNARLSDLRDAAKVLRGRRVAPRVRAMVSPGSSTVRRQAEAEGLDRIFIDAGFEWRQSGCSLCLAMNDDVLAPGERCASSTNRNFEGRQGTAGRTHLMSPAMVAAAAVFGHLADVRSLSLLEA; this comes from the coding sequence ATGTTTGGCGCCCGCACGCTTTATGACAAGATCATCGACCAGCACAAAGTCATGTCGCTCGATGGGGGACAGGGGCCGGGCGAACGGCTCTTGCTATATATCGATCGCACGGTCCTCAATGAATATACGAGCCCACAGGCGTTCAGCGGGCTGCGCGAAGCAGGCCGCAAGGTCTGGCGGCCGCGAGCGGCGCTGGGTGTGGTGGACCATGTCAATTCAACCGCGCCGGACCGGACCGGCCAAGTCGATGATCCAGGTGCCCAGGGGCAGATCGACTATTTTGCCCGGAACGGAAAAGATTTCGGCATCGAGATGTTCGACGTGCTCGATCCGCGGCAAGGCATCGAACATGTGGTGCTTCCTGATCTCGGATGGGTTCTGCCGGGATTGGTGATTGCCGCCGGTGACAGCCATACCACGACCTATGGGGCGTTCGGCTCGGTTGGCTTCGGAATCGGGACATCCGACATCGAGCATCTGCTCGCGACGCAGACCCTGCCCTATGTCCGCCTCAAGCGTATGCGGGCCCTTGTGAAAGGTCGTCTGTCCGTTGGCGTGACAGCCAAGGATCTGGTGATGGCGCTGATCCGCGAGATTGGCGCCGCCGGCGCCGCCGGACACGCTCTGGAATTTGCCGGCGAAGCGATCGAGGCACTCGATATGGAAGCGCGCATGACAATCTGCAACATGGCGGTCGAATGCGGTGCGCGTGTTGCGCTGATGGCGCCCGACGACAAGGCCCTATCCTATATCGCTGGCCGTCCACGCGCGCCCTCAGTGGCGATGATCGAGCGTGCGAAAGGCATCTGGAGTGCTCTGCAAACTGACGAAGGGGCTGTGTTCGAACGAGAGGTGACGATCCAGGCCGCCGATATCGCTCCCATGGTCAGTTGGGGGACGAGCCCGGATCAAGCGGCCACAATCAGCGATGCGGTTCCTGATCCCGCAACCTTATTGCCCGAGAAACAGCGGGATGCGGAACATGCGTTGCAATATATGGGGTTATTGCCGGGAACACCTCTTTCGGCGATCCCGATCGACCGCGCATTCATCGGGTCTTGCACCAATGCGCGGCTTTCGGATCTCAGGGATGCCGCCAAAGTGTTGCGGGGACGCCGCGTAGCGCCCAGGGTACGAGCGATGGTGTCGCCTGGCAGCAGTACGGTTCGGCGGCAGGCCGAAGCCGAAGGCCTGGATCGAATCTTTATCGACGCGGGTTTCGAATGGCGGCAGTCAGGCTGCTCACTCTGCCTTGCCATGAACGATGATGTCCTGGCTCCAGGCGAGCGCTGCGCATCCAGCACGAACCGCAATTTCGAGGGCAGGCAGGGCACAGCCGGGCGGACGCATCTGATGAGCCCCGCCATGGTGGCCGCCGCCGCCGTCTTTGGACATCTCGCCGATGTCCGCTCCCTCTCTCTCCTCGAAGCTTGA
- the leuD gene encoding 3-isopropylmalate dehydratase small subunit — protein sequence MERFLCVRGIAAAMPTANIDTDVIMPKQFLKGIDRSGLARGLFHDLRFDETGEPRPDFILNRSGMADCRFLLVGPNFGCGSSREHAVWGMLQYGIRAVIGTSFAGIFADNAANNGLLLISLDPQDLNRLFAAIADGQPEIEVNLEQQTISAGGLLIHFPIEAARRTALLKGLDRIGETLQHATLIRAFEAGYFAENPWLNEENAA from the coding sequence ATGGAACGCTTTCTGTGCGTTAGGGGCATTGCAGCGGCAATGCCGACGGCCAACATCGACACCGATGTCATCATGCCCAAGCAGTTCCTGAAGGGAATTGACCGATCCGGGCTCGCCCGAGGGCTGTTTCACGATCTCAGATTCGACGAGACGGGGGAACCGAGGCCGGATTTTATTCTCAATCGGAGCGGCATGGCAGACTGCCGGTTTCTTCTCGTCGGCCCGAATTTCGGCTGTGGCTCCTCGCGGGAGCACGCCGTTTGGGGCATGCTGCAATATGGTATCCGCGCTGTGATCGGCACGTCATTCGCCGGCATTTTCGCCGATAATGCGGCCAATAATGGCTTGCTGCTGATCTCGCTTGACCCGCAGGATCTCAATCGGCTTTTCGCGGCAATCGCCGATGGGCAGCCAGAGATTGAAGTGAATCTCGAGCAGCAAACGATCAGCGCAGGCGGCTTGCTAATCCATTTCCCCATCGAGGCCGCGCGACGTACGGCACTCCTGAAAGGTCTCGATCGGATTGGTGAAACACTGCAGCATGCGACCCTGATCCGCGCCTTCGAAGCCGGCTATTTCGCCGAAAATCCATGGCTGAACGAGGAGAACGCGGCGTGA
- a CDS encoding alpha/beta fold hydrolase, whose product MKTVTGHSDILPDFRWYDINADGIRIRTAVGGSGPPLLLLHGHPQTHLTWHKVAPRLAQRFTVVLPDLRGYGDSAKPEGGPGHANYSKRAMASDQVAVMRALGHERFAVVGHDRGARVVHRMALDFPQAVSKLVLLDIAPTATMYARTNMEFAKRYFWWFFLIQPYPLPERLINADPDFFLETHIAGQIKIEGASDPRVMAEYRRCYADPATRHAICEDYRAAASIDLEHDAADSDKKINAPLLALWGGRGTVGALYDVLETWREKAHDVRGHAIDCGHSPQEEKPEALLEALDAFL is encoded by the coding sequence GTGAAGACTGTAACCGGTCACTCGGACATTTTACCTGACTTCCGTTGGTATGACATCAATGCGGATGGCATTCGTATTCGGACCGCCGTGGGGGGAAGCGGTCCGCCGCTTCTCCTTCTTCATGGGCATCCGCAGACGCATCTGACCTGGCACAAGGTGGCGCCGCGGCTCGCGCAGCGCTTCACGGTCGTTCTTCCCGATCTTCGCGGCTATGGCGATAGCGCAAAGCCCGAGGGAGGGCCTGGCCACGCGAATTATTCCAAGCGGGCGATGGCGTCGGATCAGGTGGCGGTGATGCGTGCGCTCGGCCATGAACGATTTGCCGTCGTGGGGCATGATCGGGGCGCGCGCGTCGTGCACCGGATGGCTCTGGATTTCCCTCAGGCGGTGAGCAAGCTGGTGCTGCTCGACATCGCCCCCACGGCCACCATGTATGCGCGAACCAACATGGAATTCGCAAAGCGCTATTTCTGGTGGTTCTTTCTGATTCAGCCCTATCCGCTTCCAGAGCGGTTGATCAATGCCGATCCGGACTTTTTCCTTGAGACGCACATCGCCGGTCAGATCAAGATTGAGGGGGCGTCCGATCCGCGTGTGATGGCTGAATATCGGCGGTGCTATGCGGACCCAGCGACCCGCCACGCCATCTGCGAGGACTACCGGGCCGCCGCGAGCATCGACCTTGAGCATGATGCCGCCGATAGCGACAAGAAAATCAATGCCCCGCTCCTAGCCCTCTGGGGCGGCCGTGGCACGGTCGGAGCCCTTTACGATGTGCTCGAGACCTGGCGCGAGAAAGCGCATGATGTGCGAGGCCATGCGATTGATTGCGGGCATAGCCCTCAGGAGGAAAAGCCAGAGGCACTGCTCGAAGCGCTGGACGCGTTTCTCTAA
- the dctA gene encoding C4-dicarboxylate transporter DctA, whose protein sequence is MSLFKHLYIQVIVAVLCGAILGFVWPSFASGLKPLSDVFINLIRMVLLPVIFGTVVLGIARMENMRELGRVGAKALAYFEIASTLALIIGMVVVNIVRPGTGIHADPLTLDAESISQYTKAVAEHAGLVDFLVHIVPSNIVESFASGNILQVLFFSLLLGIALAKAGDAARPFVCTLESLLDGIFHIVSMVMRFAPLGALGAMAFTISKYGLGSLASMGLVLVCVYATCLLFAILSFGLIARLVGFSAFRFLRYIRDEIVTVFGTCSSESVLPRLMQKLEMAGVPRTVVGLVLPGGLTFNACGSAIYFTIGALFIAQATDTSLSMVDQLAILGVLMLTSKGSAGVAGAGFVTLAATLGALHKIPVSGLVLLLGVDRFMAEARSVTNTISNAFGAVAVAAWEGVLDREKLAAALRGELEPEVLTTTELVDHPVTPITIVQ, encoded by the coding sequence TTGAGTCTCTTTAAGCATCTTTACATCCAGGTCATCGTAGCCGTCCTTTGCGGTGCGATCCTCGGTTTCGTATGGCCATCATTTGCTTCTGGATTGAAACCCCTCAGCGACGTCTTCATTAACCTGATCAGAATGGTTCTCCTCCCCGTGATTTTCGGCACGGTCGTGCTTGGCATCGCGCGCATGGAGAATATGCGTGAGCTCGGAAGAGTCGGTGCCAAGGCTCTGGCCTATTTCGAAATTGCTTCGACTCTGGCCCTTATTATCGGGATGGTGGTGGTCAATATCGTCAGGCCAGGCACAGGCATTCATGCTGATCCTCTTACGCTCGATGCGGAGTCCATCAGCCAATATACCAAGGCCGTCGCCGAACATGCGGGGCTTGTAGACTTCCTCGTTCACATCGTTCCCTCCAACATCGTGGAGAGTTTCGCCAGCGGCAACATCCTGCAGGTGTTGTTCTTTAGCCTGTTGCTCGGGATCGCTTTGGCCAAGGCGGGTGACGCTGCGCGTCCCTTTGTTTGCACGCTCGAAAGTCTGCTTGATGGTATATTTCATATCGTCAGCATGGTCATGCGCTTCGCCCCGCTTGGCGCACTGGGAGCAATGGCATTCACGATCTCGAAATACGGTTTGGGAAGCCTAGCTTCCATGGGGCTCGTGCTTGTATGCGTCTATGCGACCTGTTTGCTCTTCGCGATCCTTTCCTTTGGATTGATCGCGCGTCTGGTCGGTTTCTCCGCCTTCCGTTTTCTCCGCTACATACGCGACGAGATCGTCACGGTCTTTGGAACCTGTTCTTCTGAATCAGTGCTGCCGCGCCTGATGCAGAAATTGGAGATGGCGGGCGTCCCAAGAACAGTTGTGGGTCTCGTCCTGCCGGGCGGTCTCACATTCAACGCCTGTGGCAGCGCGATCTATTTCACGATTGGTGCTCTGTTTATCGCCCAAGCCACCGACACGTCCCTCTCGATGGTTGACCAACTCGCGATCCTGGGCGTTCTCATGCTGACCAGCAAGGGATCGGCGGGCGTCGCGGGCGCCGGCTTCGTGACCCTTGCCGCGACGTTGGGCGCCCTCCACAAGATCCCGGTTTCCGGTCTTGTTCTGCTGCTGGGCGTTGATCGCTTCATGGCTGAAGCGCGGTCAGTCACCAATACGATCAGCAACGCTTTCGGTGCCGTCGCTGTTGCTGCATGGGAAGGTGTCCTCGACCGAGAAAAGCTCGCGGCGGCCCTGCGCGGCGAGCTGGAACCCGAAGTCCTGACGACGACGGAATTGGTCGATCACCCTGTCACACCCATCACAATCGTTCAGTGA